One window of the Maylandia zebra isolate NMK-2024a linkage group LG19, Mzebra_GT3a, whole genome shotgun sequence genome contains the following:
- the LOC101487882 gene encoding peptidase M20 domain-containing protein 2, with the protein MLSGDMEKRQQMKDDLQRCIDAHKGELHSLSRDIWSNPEVAGNEKHAHDRLVRFFSQDQTWTVQSHYKLPTAFRASWGPVGGGVGDPVLNVGFLCEYDALPGIGHACGHNLIAEVGAAAAVGLKAALENQTELPVPVKITVLGTPAEEALGGKIELINAGAFADIDLVFMAHPAQQDASFHPCIIIEEMLVKYYGKASHAAAYPWEGVNALDAAVLAYNNISVLRQQLKPDWRIHGIIKHGGEKPNIIPAYTELEFYLRVPLLKDLCDLKAKAEACFRAAAGATGCQVEITFPTPTYYNILPNATLASMYESNGKALGIHFPEQTASFCGSTDFGNVSFIVPGIHPFFYICTDALNHTEEYTEAAGAEKAQLYTLRTAKALSMTAVDVVCCPDLLKKVRDDFRLAKLKQK; encoded by the exons ATGCTGTCGGGCGATATGGAGAAACGACAGCAGATGAAGGACGACCTGCAGCGGTGCATAGACGCACACAAAGGCGAGCTGCACAGTCTGAGTAGAGACATTTGGAGCAATCCTGAAGTCGCCGGTAACGAGAAACATGCGCACGACCGGCTTGTCCGCTTCTTTTCTCAGGACCAGACATGGACGGTCCAAAGTCACTACAAACTTCCGACCGCGTTCAGGGCCAGCTGGGGTCCAGTTGGTGGAGGGGTGGGAGACCCAGTGTTGAACGTGGGGTTCCTGTGCGAGTATGACGCCCTCCCAGGTATCGGCCACGCGTGCGGGCACAACCTGATAGCAGAGGTGGGCGCTGCGGCCGCTGTGGGGCTGAAGGCTGCTTTAGAGAACCAGACCGAGCTCCCGGTGCCTGTGAAG ATAACTGTTCTGGGAACTCCTGCCGAGGAGGCGTTAGGAGGAAAGATTGAGCTAATCAATGCCGGGGCCTTTGCTGATATTGATCTTGTCTTCATGGCTCATCCAGCTCAGCAGGATGCTTCGTTTCACCCTTGCATCATAATCGAAGA GATGTTAGTGAAGTACTATGGGAAGGCGTCTCATGCAGCTGCATACCCTTGGGAGGGAGTGAATGCCCTGGATGCGGCCGTCCTGGCCTATAACAACATCTCTGTACTCAGACAGCAGCTCAAACCAGACTGGAGGATTCATG GCATCATCAAACACGGAGGAGAGAAGCCCAACATTATCCCGGCATACACTGAATTAGAGTTTTATTTGCGCGTCCCGTTGCTCAAAGACCTATGTGACCTGAAGGCTAAAGCTGAAGCTTGCTTCAGGGCAGCTGCCGGAGCAACCGGTTGCCAA GTGGAGATCACCTTCCCAACCCCTACCTACTATAACATTCTACCTAATGCCACACTGGCAAGCATGTATGAAAGCAATGGAAAAGCTTTGGGAATTCACTTTCCAGAGCAGACAGCCAGCTTCTGCg GTTCTACAGACTTTGGCAACGTGTCATTCATAGTCCCTGGTATTCATCCGTTTTTCTACATCTGCACTGATGCATTAAATCATACGGAGGAATACACCGAAGCAGCAG GAGCTGAAAAGGCCCAGTTGTACACCCTGAGGACAGCCAAGGCCCTGTCTATGACAGCTGTGGATGTAGTGTGCTGTCCTGATCTGCTTAAGAAAGTGAGAGACGACTTTAGACTGGCCAAACTGAAACAGAAGTGA
- the LOC101487593 gene encoding gamma-aminobutyric acid receptor subunit rho-1, producing MQVDAAFVLFCVWLAGAAGKMVQSRGHKLETYKQSRLRRDARMDGGGGHKTGSPIYKRSPDMTKSLMTKSEQLLRIDDHDFTMRPAFGGPPIPVGVDVQVESLDTISEVDMDFTMTLYLRHYWKDERLSFPSTNNQSMTFDSRLVKKIWVPDMFFVHSKRSFIHDTTTDNVMLRVYPDGNVLYSLRVTVTAMCNMDLSRFPLDTQTCSLEIESYAYTDDDLMLYWKKGNESLNTDDRISLSQFLIQKFHTTTKLAFYSSTGWYNRLYIHFTLRRHIFFFLLQTYFPATLMVMLSWVSFWIDRRAVPARVPLGITTVLTMSTIITGVNASMPRVSYIKAVDIYLWVSFVFVFLSVIEYAAVNYLSTVQERKERKLRERLPCTCGIGNPDEMMIDPQITGYGSTDVNITGNYGLPENGGRQERILAQVALNDPQITGQVKASRGYVNIWIDTHAIDKYSRVVFPGAYILFNIIYWSIYL from the exons ATGCAGGTGGATGCGGCGTTTGTGCTCTTCTGTGTTTGGCTGGCGGGCGCAGCTGGGAAGATGGTTCAGTCGAGAGGTCACAAGCTGGAAACCTACAAACAAAGCAG GTTGCGAAGAGACGCCAGGATGGATGGCGGAGGAGGTCACAAAACTGGAAG cCCAATTTACAAGCGAAGCCCAGACATGACAAAATCTCTGATGACAAAATCCGAGCAGCTCCTGAGAATAGACGATCACGATTTCACCATGAGGCCAGCGTTTGGAG GTCCTCCAATTCCTGTTGGTGTAGATGTTCAGGTTGAAAGTCTGGATACCATCTCAGAGGTGGACATG GACTTTACCATGACGCTGTACCTGCGTCATTACTGGAAGGACGAGCGGCTTTCCTTTCCAAGCACCAACAACCAGAGCATGACCTTCGACAGTCGCCTGGTGAAGAAAATTTGGGTTCCTGACATGTTCTTTGTTCACTCTAAGCGCTCTTTCATCCACGACACCACCACCGACAACGTCATGCTGAGGGTTTATCCTGACGGCAATGTGCTCTACAGTCTCAG AGTCACAGTCACTGCTATGTGCAACATGGATCTCAGCCGCTTTCCCCTGGACACCCAAACCTGCTCGCTGGAGATTGAGAGCT ATGCGTACACAGATGACGACCTGATGCTTTACTGGAAGAAAGGAAACGAATCCCTGAACACAGACGACAGAATATCTCTGTCCCAGTTCCTCATCCAGAAATTTCACACCACCACCAAGCTGGCTTTCTACAGCAGCACAG GCTGGTACAATCGTTTGTACATCCACTTCACCCTGCGGCGCCACATATTCTTCTTCCTGCTGCAGACTTACTTCCCTGCTACTCTCATGGTTATGCTCTCCTGGGTGTCGTTCTGGATTGACCGAAGGGCTGTCCCCGCCAGGGTACCGCTAG GCATCACCACCgtgctgaccatgtccaccaTCATCACCGGGGTCAATGCTTCGATGCCTCGGGTCTCCTACATCAAAGCTGTGGACATTTACCTCTGGGtcagttttgtctttgtcttccTTTCGGTGATAGAGTACGCAGCGGTGAACTACCTCTCCACCGTACAGGAGAGGAAAGAGAGGAAGCTGAGGGAGAGA CTTCCATGTACATGCGGCATTGGCAACCCTGATGAAATGATGATCGACCCCCAGATCACTGGATATGGGTCCACAGATGTCAACATCACAGGAAATTATGGGTTGCCAGAAAACGGGGGCCGCCAGGAACGAATTTTGGCCCAAGTGGCACTGAACGACCCACAGATCACAGGCCAGGTGAAGGCATCTAGAGGCTACGTGAACATCTGGATAGACACCCATGCCATAGACAAGTACTCAAGGGTCGTCTTTCCTGGAGCCTACATCCTTTTTAACATCATCTACTGGTCCATCTACTTGTAA